Proteins encoded by one window of Myxococcus guangdongensis:
- a CDS encoding TonB-dependent receptor: MKTPVCRGGGALALLLLALVASLPLPALAAGQNYGRMAGYVYDPTGAPLAEVPLTVTGPALQQPQSRTSGEDGRFEFDTLPPGEGYVLEVNVPGFAPIKKAGITVLLGQATQVDVKLEVFTEQTAVATYEIVEKVNPIMNPDSAQTGAVLNAEKAATSPVFTQVQAMPQLVAGVGNGNAPSLRAGLSRYGKFYIDGMDTSDVVDGSISSPMSFYAVENFEVITGGLDAQYNSLGLIENVVSKSGSNKFTYDVTMILSPAWANAKYRGAANQSPNVANYTQNEVALSETAFYSPLVGVGGPIIKDKLWFYVSGQWNFSKRDTPLGEESRTSDTQTRLARLKLTWQPTTKDRVSLAFNYDNNTITNQVSSTFATPDAETQIDRGGFFAIVNYDRTISDNILFQLQTGATYKDIWQGPMNEDSDDIAHIYNSVTYRNAGALRNEVGNLVTEKRMRYQFDPTLLFKVKNHQMKAGFQLSYLSGKKTAQVIGNQRFNDRNGECNPDDPETFAFCNERIDFYNTDGVRGALTTEAGTLISGAFLQDRWNVNRYLTLVAGLRADVGRLYGDNNQFITNLVGIGPRLSATVDPFGNRTTLIKAHYGRSNEVGDVFIAQHANPELLQVRSTFAGGAFADCAPDTVGNPQCSVAGGASGRFFDKSNHTPPHVDELSLGLHHAITEGAVIGLDMTYRKYSNMWVDEEINRIWDPSGTRVAGYVDGINHTVVKIHNPDDAWRDYRGLDVWAQGRTGPWDLLASYTLAFSNGTVGDYFDGYGANPRFKHFFEGPSPEDIRHTLKGAIGYTTRFGLDFGVRFNYRTGAPMWMFQEGTVDRQRVARSDRGTGHSYNTNTGIPDFNDPAAISELRQPSQFLFDVQARYDLNRIVQTKETKMELTLIFFNVLNNSDVTFVQEQWRATNNRFGTATSRRSPMQAELLLRVRN, encoded by the coding sequence ATGAAGACGCCTGTTTGTCGTGGCGGTGGCGCGCTCGCGCTGCTGCTGCTCGCGCTGGTCGCGAGCCTCCCCCTCCCCGCGCTCGCCGCCGGCCAGAACTACGGCCGCATGGCCGGCTACGTCTATGACCCGACGGGTGCGCCGCTCGCCGAGGTGCCCCTCACGGTGACGGGCCCCGCGCTGCAGCAGCCCCAGTCGCGCACCAGCGGCGAGGACGGCCGCTTCGAGTTCGACACCCTGCCCCCCGGCGAGGGCTACGTCCTCGAGGTGAACGTCCCGGGCTTCGCCCCCATCAAGAAGGCGGGCATCACCGTCCTCCTGGGCCAGGCCACGCAGGTGGACGTGAAGCTGGAGGTGTTCACCGAGCAGACGGCGGTGGCCACCTACGAAATCGTCGAGAAGGTCAACCCCATCATGAACCCGGACTCCGCGCAGACGGGCGCGGTGCTCAACGCGGAGAAGGCGGCCACCTCGCCCGTCTTCACCCAGGTGCAGGCCATGCCGCAGCTGGTCGCCGGCGTGGGCAACGGCAACGCGCCCAGCCTGCGCGCCGGTCTGTCGCGCTACGGCAAGTTCTACATCGACGGCATGGACACGTCCGACGTGGTGGACGGCAGCATCAGCTCGCCGATGAGCTTCTACGCGGTGGAGAACTTCGAGGTCATCACCGGCGGTCTGGACGCGCAGTACAACTCGCTGGGCCTCATCGAGAACGTCGTCAGCAAGAGCGGCTCCAACAAGTTCACCTACGACGTGACGATGATTCTGTCGCCGGCGTGGGCCAACGCGAAGTACCGGGGCGCGGCCAACCAGAGCCCCAACGTGGCCAACTACACCCAGAACGAGGTGGCGCTGTCGGAGACGGCCTTCTACAGCCCGCTGGTCGGCGTGGGCGGCCCCATCATCAAGGACAAGCTGTGGTTCTACGTCTCCGGTCAGTGGAACTTCTCCAAGCGCGACACGCCGCTGGGTGAGGAGAGCCGCACGTCCGACACCCAGACGCGCCTGGCCCGCCTGAAGCTCACCTGGCAGCCCACGACCAAGGACCGCGTGTCCCTGGCGTTCAACTACGACAACAACACCATCACCAACCAGGTCTCCTCCACGTTCGCGACGCCGGACGCGGAGACGCAGATCGACCGCGGCGGCTTCTTCGCCATCGTCAACTACGACCGGACCATCTCCGACAACATCCTCTTCCAGCTGCAGACGGGCGCCACCTACAAGGACATCTGGCAGGGCCCGATGAACGAGGACTCGGACGACATCGCCCACATCTACAACAGCGTCACGTACCGCAACGCCGGCGCGCTGCGCAACGAGGTGGGCAACCTGGTGACCGAGAAGCGCATGCGCTACCAGTTCGACCCGACGCTGCTCTTCAAGGTGAAGAACCACCAGATGAAGGCCGGCTTCCAGTTGAGCTACCTGAGCGGCAAGAAGACGGCGCAGGTGATTGGCAACCAGCGCTTCAACGACCGCAACGGCGAGTGCAACCCGGACGATCCGGAGACGTTCGCGTTCTGCAACGAGCGCATCGACTTCTACAACACCGACGGCGTGCGGGGCGCGCTGACCACCGAGGCCGGGACGCTCATCTCCGGCGCCTTCCTCCAGGACCGCTGGAACGTCAACCGCTACCTGACGCTGGTCGCGGGTCTGCGCGCGGACGTGGGCCGGCTGTACGGCGACAACAACCAGTTCATCACCAACCTGGTGGGCATCGGCCCGCGTCTGTCCGCGACGGTGGACCCGTTCGGCAACCGCACCACGCTCATCAAGGCGCACTACGGCCGCTCCAACGAAGTGGGCGACGTGTTCATCGCGCAGCACGCCAACCCGGAGCTGCTCCAGGTGCGCTCCACGTTCGCCGGTGGCGCCTTCGCGGACTGCGCGCCGGACACCGTGGGCAACCCGCAGTGCAGCGTGGCGGGCGGGGCCTCGGGCCGCTTCTTCGACAAGTCCAACCACACGCCGCCGCACGTGGACGAGCTGTCGCTCGGCCTGCACCACGCCATCACCGAGGGCGCGGTCATCGGCCTGGACATGACCTACCGCAAGTACTCCAACATGTGGGTGGACGAGGAGATCAACCGCATCTGGGATCCGTCCGGCACGCGCGTGGCCGGCTACGTGGACGGCATCAACCACACGGTGGTGAAGATCCACAACCCGGACGACGCGTGGCGTGACTACCGCGGCCTGGACGTGTGGGCGCAGGGCCGCACGGGCCCGTGGGACCTGCTGGCCAGCTACACCCTGGCGTTCAGCAACGGCACGGTGGGTGATTACTTCGACGGCTACGGCGCCAACCCGCGCTTCAAGCACTTCTTCGAGGGTCCGTCCCCCGAGGACATCCGCCACACGCTCAAGGGCGCCATCGGGTACACCACCCGGTTCGGCCTCGACTTCGGCGTGCGCTTCAACTACCGCACGGGCGCGCCCATGTGGATGTTCCAGGAAGGCACCGTGGACCGTCAGCGCGTGGCGCGCTCGGACCGCGGCACCGGCCACTCGTACAACACCAACACGGGCATCCCGGACTTCAATGACCCGGCGGCCATCTCCGAGCTGCGTCAGCCCAGCCAGTTCCTGTTCGACGTCCAGGCCCGGTACGACCTGAACCGCATCGTCCAGACGAAGGAGACGAAGATGGAGCTCACGCTCATCTTCTTCAACGTCCTCAACAACAGCGACGTGACGTTCGTCCAGGAGCAGTGGCGCGCCACCAACAACCGGTTCGGCACCGCCACGAGCCGCCGCAGCCCGATGCAGGCCGAGCTGCTGCTGCGCGTGCGCAACTAG
- a CDS encoding bifunctional metallophosphatase/5'-nucleotidase: MTSALRPLRLGLLSALVVSCASHPPAPEAPPTAPAAVQAAPEPVRLSVVGTNDLHGWVMPSRGNLADGTAVEQGGLATFAGYLSILRAENPDGVLLLDGGDLFQGTLASNLTEGAVVIDAMNTLGYVASALGNHEFDYGPVGPRSVAMEGDDPFGALKARITQARFPILGVNVTDAQTGVSPTWLGNTGTLLVERRGVKVGIVGIATPHTPEVTNPVNVASLRFAPLASSALAAATDLRARGAEVVIAIAHAGAVCKRHDDPRDISSCDRGDSEIIEMLEALPEGTLDAVVAGHTHQPVGHFVRGTPVIETSGRGRAFGLVELFVDPTTRKVLPERTTMQGSIPVCERVEATLGTCDERKLKDRNKVELVAATFRGQPVVADAALGTQLAGALAKVEEMQKRPLGIRVPQKLTRDYDAESPLGNVLADALNQLGMTGIAVINSGGLRADLPAGELTYGAIFEVLPFDNTLSVVTLTGAQLTKLLEGAYSRKGGTLQVAGLKVHLEQCNGVTRMVSVTKANGKPIEPNKLFQVAMPDFLARGGSGMDEVLKTLPPGSVNLGESQALTLRDALVAHWRLRGKPLAAPTPGRILRQSAAADCAVKASDRN, translated from the coding sequence GTGACTTCCGCCCTCCGTCCGCTCCGCCTCGGGCTCCTGTCGGCCCTCGTCGTCTCCTGCGCCTCGCATCCTCCCGCGCCGGAGGCTCCCCCCACGGCACCCGCCGCCGTCCAGGCCGCGCCCGAGCCGGTGCGCCTGAGCGTGGTGGGGACCAATGACTTGCATGGCTGGGTGATGCCGTCGCGCGGGAATCTGGCGGACGGCACGGCCGTGGAGCAGGGAGGGCTCGCCACGTTCGCGGGCTACCTGTCCATCTTGCGCGCGGAGAACCCGGACGGGGTGCTGCTGTTGGACGGAGGCGACCTGTTCCAGGGCACGCTCGCCTCCAACCTGACCGAGGGCGCGGTGGTCATCGACGCGATGAACACGCTCGGATACGTGGCCTCCGCGCTGGGCAACCACGAGTTCGACTACGGCCCGGTGGGGCCGCGCTCGGTGGCGATGGAGGGGGATGACCCGTTCGGCGCGCTCAAGGCGCGCATCACCCAGGCGCGCTTCCCGATTCTCGGGGTGAACGTCACCGACGCGCAGACGGGCGTGAGCCCCACGTGGCTGGGGAACACGGGCACGCTGCTGGTGGAGCGGCGCGGGGTGAAGGTGGGCATCGTGGGGATTGCGACGCCGCACACGCCGGAGGTCACCAACCCCGTGAACGTGGCGAGCCTGCGCTTCGCGCCGCTGGCGTCCTCGGCGCTCGCCGCGGCCACCGACCTGCGCGCGCGGGGTGCGGAGGTGGTCATCGCGATCGCCCACGCGGGCGCGGTGTGCAAGCGGCACGACGACCCTCGGGACATCTCGTCGTGTGACAGGGGCGACAGCGAAATCATCGAGATGCTGGAGGCCCTGCCGGAGGGCACGCTGGACGCGGTGGTGGCCGGGCACACGCATCAGCCGGTGGGGCACTTCGTCCGGGGCACGCCGGTCATCGAGACGTCGGGCCGGGGCCGGGCGTTCGGGTTGGTGGAGCTGTTCGTGGACCCGACGACGCGCAAGGTGCTGCCCGAGCGCACGACGATGCAGGGCTCCATCCCGGTGTGCGAGCGGGTGGAGGCGACCTTGGGGACGTGTGACGAGCGCAAGCTGAAGGACCGCAACAAGGTGGAGCTGGTGGCGGCGACGTTCCGCGGGCAGCCGGTGGTGGCGGACGCGGCGCTGGGGACGCAGCTGGCCGGGGCGCTCGCGAAGGTGGAGGAGATGCAGAAGCGCCCGCTGGGCATCCGCGTGCCGCAGAAGCTGACGCGCGACTACGACGCGGAGAGCCCGCTGGGCAACGTGCTGGCGGACGCGCTGAACCAGCTGGGCATGACGGGCATCGCCGTCATCAACAGCGGCGGGCTGCGCGCGGACCTGCCCGCGGGAGAGCTGACGTACGGAGCCATCTTCGAGGTGCTCCCGTTCGACAACACGCTCTCGGTCGTCACCCTCACGGGGGCGCAGCTGACGAAGCTCCTGGAGGGGGCCTACTCGCGCAAGGGCGGGACGCTCCAGGTGGCGGGGCTGAAGGTGCACCTGGAGCAGTGCAACGGCGTGACGCGGATGGTCTCCGTCACGAAGGCGAACGGGAAGCCCATCGAGCCCAACAAGCTCTTCCAGGTGGCCATGCCGGACTTCCTCGCGCGGGGGGGCAGCGGGATGGACGAGGTGCTCAAGACGCTGCCTCCCGGGAGCGTCAATCTGGGCGAGAGCCAGGCGCTGACGCTGCGTGACGCGCTCGTGGCGCACTGGAGGCTGAGGGGCAAGCCGCTGGCGGCGCCGACGCCCGGACGCATCCTGCGCCAGAGCGCGGCAGCGGACTGCGCCGTGAAGGCCTCGGACCGGAACTGA
- a CDS encoding type III secretion system effector protein, producing the protein MPLLQNLPTKAQVIALTRAIRNRMDGSVARLDLFGTIESFWADYLEIRGERYRQRQSSLCLVEHSVYDFLTANPQLARTGDVGHAVFINLLMFLQVIQSEHTAVIQEVMPEPQVYAMDADDMVTGLAWRALKGGNGAIEVLDTDHVVAYPIRRNPERVEGFRVTVLAAFARMLSTAGGRSLVSQLLALGKKVKIIPRTQSTVLSAQSLRHGIRELNRRCGMVVPDDMSSGDLGPAVTGVFSEAGTIQGMAQAMGSAKANIDIITGSELPKLPDSGSGSLIAIDPRISDASFVAFDGLKNPLATPLFLTIAHELIHALHNAHGTSRGQFPLCDYNNREEYETIRGTDLSENTLRAEHRLGVRFGHSGEFSHHLLRYLHQNPQDRVDESRALKFG; encoded by the coding sequence ATGCCCTTGCTCCAGAATCTCCCGACGAAGGCCCAGGTCATCGCGCTGACGCGCGCGATTCGCAATCGCATGGATGGCTCGGTTGCGCGCCTGGACTTGTTCGGGACCATCGAGAGCTTCTGGGCGGACTATCTGGAGATTCGAGGCGAGCGTTACCGCCAGCGGCAGTCGTCGCTCTGCCTCGTCGAGCACAGCGTCTACGATTTCCTCACCGCGAATCCCCAACTGGCCCGCACCGGGGACGTCGGGCACGCGGTGTTCATCAACCTGCTCATGTTCCTGCAGGTCATCCAGTCCGAGCACACGGCGGTCATCCAGGAGGTGATGCCGGAGCCTCAGGTCTACGCCATGGATGCAGACGACATGGTGACCGGCCTGGCGTGGCGGGCGCTCAAGGGGGGCAACGGGGCCATCGAGGTCCTCGACACCGACCATGTCGTCGCCTATCCGATTCGTCGGAACCCCGAGCGCGTCGAGGGATTCCGGGTGACGGTCCTGGCGGCCTTCGCGCGCATGTTGTCCACCGCGGGGGGCCGCAGCCTCGTCAGCCAACTGCTGGCGCTGGGCAAGAAGGTGAAGATCATCCCGCGGACGCAGTCCACCGTCCTGTCGGCGCAATCCCTTCGTCACGGGATTCGAGAGCTCAACAGGCGGTGTGGCATGGTCGTCCCGGATGACATGTCCAGCGGCGACCTGGGCCCCGCGGTGACAGGGGTGTTCTCGGAAGCGGGGACGATTCAGGGCATGGCCCAGGCCATGGGCAGCGCGAAGGCCAACATCGACATCATCACCGGAAGTGAGCTCCCGAAGCTCCCGGACTCCGGCAGCGGCTCCCTCATCGCCATCGACCCACGAATCTCGGATGCGTCCTTCGTCGCGTTCGATGGACTGAAGAATCCCCTGGCGACGCCGCTGTTCCTGACCATCGCCCACGAACTCATCCACGCCCTGCACAACGCGCATGGAACGTCCCGCGGCCAGTTCCCCCTGTGCGACTACAACAACCGGGAGGAGTACGAGACCATCCGTGGGACGGACCTCTCGGAGAACACGCTGCGCGCGGAGCACCGCCTGGGCGTGCGTTTCGGACACTCGGGCGAGTTCAGCCACCACCTCCTGCGCTACCTGCACCAGAACCCGCAGGACCGCGTCGATGAGTCTCGCGCGCTGAAGTTCGGGTGA
- a CDS encoding DUF1501 domain-containing protein produces the protein MLNTSRRTLLKWALGASQLALLEKAGLLGSGTAHAADADVPSRLVVLYVPGGFRPAYYFTPMEDAEIPLCVPPPAGFSSEPVFFDASKVVNLAAPNGPYKPLRTWQSWDPANPAARGSFSPLMYGYQHYALHEQLSVLHGIDQGTNDHASAFISAMCGVAGADYRAPAVHSVIANHLYERHRESRPLPFVVVSGERGMPSGMGLPSHAGPVGVPSIDALKPMLSGKAADNAWWNGLEARTEGPELNAKGEPTGAMLKTTTVERYSLGQAQPRLGRSTAKVDNYLEGLHGSLASVSRVLATDVVSVLEKTKGIDTLKTNRPAYLSSYLNESFTYTFGNANFHLVGLDPRMDMALRLLKADLATSVHVSLRLDFDTHNGGGHAYSCAHGRGLMDCVARFLGEMKATAAPGKPGKTLLDDTLVLVMSEFGRSWASRSNDGSYNLPDDHHPYTSVVFAGGNVAHNRQVGTYTTRGLGVPVDIIEETGQTQKRVPRSADVVTTALRIMGMETHQFFIPGGYGEVVGLRKG, from the coding sequence ATGCTCAACACCTCTCGACGCACGTTGCTCAAGTGGGCCCTGGGCGCAAGCCAGCTGGCGCTCCTGGAGAAGGCGGGGCTGCTGGGCTCCGGCACCGCGCACGCCGCGGACGCGGACGTCCCCTCCCGGCTCGTGGTGCTCTATGTCCCGGGCGGCTTTCGTCCGGCGTACTACTTCACGCCGATGGAGGACGCGGAGATTCCGCTCTGCGTCCCGCCGCCCGCGGGCTTCAGCAGCGAGCCCGTCTTCTTCGATGCCAGCAAGGTGGTGAACCTGGCGGCCCCCAACGGCCCGTACAAGCCGCTGCGGACCTGGCAGTCGTGGGACCCGGCGAACCCCGCGGCCCGCGGCTCCTTCAGCCCGCTGATGTATGGCTATCAGCACTATGCGCTGCACGAGCAGTTGAGCGTGCTGCACGGCATCGACCAGGGCACCAATGACCACGCGAGCGCCTTCATCTCCGCGATGTGCGGCGTGGCGGGCGCGGACTACCGGGCGCCGGCGGTGCACTCGGTCATCGCCAACCACCTGTACGAGCGGCACCGGGAGAGCCGGCCGCTGCCGTTCGTGGTGGTGTCGGGTGAGCGGGGCATGCCGTCCGGCATGGGCCTGCCCTCCCACGCGGGGCCCGTGGGGGTGCCGTCCATCGACGCGCTCAAGCCGATGCTCTCCGGCAAGGCGGCCGACAACGCCTGGTGGAACGGGCTGGAGGCGCGCACCGAGGGGCCGGAGCTCAACGCGAAGGGCGAGCCCACCGGGGCCATGCTGAAGACGACCACGGTGGAGCGCTACTCGTTGGGCCAGGCGCAGCCCCGGCTGGGGCGCTCGACGGCGAAGGTGGACAACTACCTGGAGGGCCTGCACGGCTCGCTGGCGAGCGTCTCGCGCGTCTTGGCGACGGACGTGGTGTCGGTGCTGGAGAAGACCAAGGGCATCGACACGCTGAAGACGAACCGGCCCGCGTACCTGTCGAGCTACCTGAACGAGTCCTTCACGTACACGTTCGGCAACGCGAACTTCCACCTGGTGGGGTTGGACCCGCGGATGGACATGGCGCTGCGCCTGCTCAAGGCGGACCTGGCCACGTCGGTGCACGTGTCGCTGCGGCTCGACTTCGACACGCACAACGGCGGCGGGCACGCCTACAGCTGCGCGCACGGCCGGGGGTTGATGGACTGCGTGGCGCGCTTCCTGGGGGAGATGAAGGCGACTGCCGCGCCGGGCAAGCCGGGCAAGACGCTGCTCGACGACACGCTGGTGCTGGTGATGAGCGAGTTCGGGCGGAGTTGGGCGTCCCGCTCGAATGACGGCAGCTACAACCTGCCGGACGACCACCACCCGTACACCTCGGTGGTGTTCGCCGGCGGCAACGTGGCCCACAACCGGCAGGTGGGCACGTACACGACGCGCGGCCTCGGCGTCCCGGTGGACATCATCGAGGAGACGGGACAGACGCAGAAGCGCGTGCCCCGCTCCGCGGACGTCGTCACCACGGCCCTGCGCATCATGGGCATGGAGACGCACCAGTTCTTCATCCCCGGCGGTTACGGCGAGGTGGTGGGGCTGCGCAAGGGGTAG
- a CDS encoding DUF1549 domain-containing protein, whose protein sequence is MHWHLHLKSAALAGVLFAMSGLVVPDAHAQQCEPEPTAPEDPPEDQMSDTRVLRRIVLGLTGTTPSLEQYEAMEAASTPAARATLLRSTLDEVLASPKFYERMVRFGHEWISVGAYTTGANGDAYQGDMSGHLHRCEDNSLHPGAYYAVNEFETGSPNQQCQDKDGAGNPAVPEVNTVEPWWAPGTTVQVLGKAGGDTKTVTDTRTGKVLDCGVAYGGYYDPALNRGCGCGPNLIWCSPLAGLGSTGTSGLSGQRRHPYEEPARLFAHLAWHDRPLSDLVVGNYTVGTNWLRALYVRFGRQMGNTVVDQNTTWWRPDVGNEPRDPMHPTPNDPQAWREFVVENLEPFHLALTPDKSRSGSMERTYRFDPRTTKEAPLGLPAAGVLTMMGSMSSFPRERVRAARFLEIFACQNFSPPPADVHFPPLEIDPATGGTCLHCHKTLDPAAIAFKRWDFTPFPSYYVPWPFIGGMGNQRVTAEWLSGQYPHTGNAPGLRWRNAFQPNTVLTPVTPEELKANPEAVLLDTMPESYTLLGEHGDGTMGPLGFGKLLVRSGEFDRCAARKLYAMFIGRELNPATEKGFIDKLAREFVAGERKLRPFIRYLFEQSELRRGL, encoded by the coding sequence ATGCACTGGCACTTGCACCTGAAGAGCGCGGCCCTCGCGGGCGTGCTGTTCGCGATGTCCGGGCTCGTCGTGCCCGACGCGCATGCCCAGCAATGTGAACCCGAGCCGACGGCGCCGGAGGACCCGCCCGAGGACCAGATGAGCGACACGCGCGTGCTGCGGCGCATCGTGCTCGGCCTCACCGGGACGACTCCCTCCCTGGAGCAGTACGAAGCCATGGAGGCGGCGTCGACGCCCGCGGCCCGCGCGACGCTCTTGCGCTCCACGCTCGACGAGGTGCTCGCCTCCCCGAAGTTCTACGAGCGCATGGTGCGCTTCGGGCACGAGTGGATTTCCGTGGGCGCCTACACCACCGGCGCCAACGGGGACGCCTACCAGGGCGACATGTCCGGGCACCTGCACCGCTGTGAGGACAACAGCCTGCACCCGGGCGCGTACTACGCGGTCAACGAGTTCGAGACCGGCAGCCCCAATCAGCAGTGCCAGGACAAGGACGGCGCCGGCAATCCCGCCGTCCCGGAGGTGAACACCGTCGAGCCCTGGTGGGCTCCGGGCACCACCGTCCAGGTGCTGGGCAAGGCGGGCGGGGACACCAAGACCGTCACCGACACCCGCACCGGCAAGGTCCTGGACTGCGGCGTCGCCTATGGCGGCTATTACGACCCGGCGCTGAACCGGGGCTGTGGCTGCGGGCCGAACCTCATCTGGTGTTCGCCGCTCGCGGGCCTGGGGTCCACGGGCACCTCGGGCCTGAGCGGTCAGCGCCGCCACCCCTACGAGGAGCCCGCGCGCCTGTTCGCGCACCTGGCGTGGCATGACCGCCCGCTGTCGGACCTGGTCGTCGGCAATTACACCGTCGGCACCAACTGGCTCAGGGCGCTGTACGTCCGCTTCGGCCGGCAGATGGGCAACACCGTGGTGGACCAGAACACCACCTGGTGGCGCCCGGACGTGGGCAACGAGCCCCGCGACCCGATGCACCCCACGCCGAATGACCCCCAGGCGTGGCGGGAGTTCGTGGTGGAGAACCTCGAGCCCTTCCACCTCGCGCTCACGCCCGACAAGTCGCGCTCCGGGAGCATGGAGCGCACCTACCGCTTCGACCCGCGCACGACGAAGGAGGCGCCCCTGGGGCTGCCCGCCGCGGGCGTGCTCACGATGATGGGCTCCATGTCCTCGTTCCCGCGCGAGCGGGTCCGGGCGGCGCGCTTCCTGGAGATCTTCGCCTGCCAGAACTTCTCGCCGCCTCCCGCGGACGTGCACTTCCCGCCGCTCGAAATCGACCCGGCCACGGGCGGCACGTGCCTGCACTGCCACAAGACGCTGGACCCCGCGGCCATCGCCTTCAAGCGCTGGGACTTCACGCCGTTCCCCAGCTACTACGTCCCCTGGCCCTTCATCGGCGGCATGGGCAACCAGCGCGTCACCGCCGAGTGGCTGTCCGGCCAGTACCCGCACACCGGCAACGCGCCGGGCCTGCGGTGGAGGAACGCCTTCCAGCCCAACACGGTGCTCACGCCCGTCACGCCCGAAGAGCTCAAGGCGAACCCGGAGGCGGTGCTGCTGGACACGATGCCGGAGTCGTACACGCTGTTGGGCGAGCACGGCGACGGCACCATGGGCCCCCTGGGCTTCGGCAAGCTGCTGGTGCGCTCGGGTGAGTTCGACCGCTGCGCGGCGCGCAAGCTCTACGCGATGTTCATCGGCCGGGAGCTGAACCCGGCCACGGAGAAGGGCTTCATCGACAAGCTCGCGCGCGAGTTCGTCGCGGGGGAGCGCAAGCTGCGCCCCTTCATCCGCTACCTGTTCGAGCAGTCCGAGCTGCGGAGGGGCCTGTGA
- a CDS encoding helix-turn-helix transcriptional regulator, with protein sequence MSDLVTWSDARNAFRLLDELGQLSHDTLAWRRHLVAGMSALVGAQVGMAAETPEDGLLDASRHQGSVDLGWATASDRQVWMQVCERHDAAMDPSDARIAQLGEGTFTAPRQELASDRSWYGSTIFNEHYRPARLNHYLLSALHVPEHRAMHFVFLFREASSGPFDARERQLIHLLHGELGLLWQSAQALRLPRRLQHVLALFQAGHGEKEVAQHLGLSPATVHDYSKALHKRLGARSRTELLAKARALPRAPRLLLQEEDLPTPR encoded by the coding sequence ATGTCGGACCTCGTCACCTGGAGCGACGCCCGCAACGCCTTCCGCCTGCTCGATGAGCTCGGGCAGTTGAGTCACGACACGCTGGCGTGGAGGCGTCACCTGGTCGCCGGGATGAGCGCGCTCGTGGGCGCCCAGGTCGGCATGGCGGCCGAGACTCCGGAAGATGGACTGCTGGACGCGTCGCGGCACCAGGGCAGCGTGGACCTGGGCTGGGCCACCGCGTCCGACCGACAGGTCTGGATGCAGGTGTGTGAGCGTCACGATGCCGCGATGGACCCTTCCGACGCGAGAATCGCCCAGCTCGGCGAGGGCACCTTCACGGCGCCGCGGCAGGAGCTCGCGAGCGACCGCAGCTGGTACGGCTCCACCATCTTCAACGAGCACTACCGCCCCGCCCGGCTCAATCACTATCTGCTGTCGGCGCTCCACGTCCCCGAGCACCGGGCGATGCACTTCGTCTTCCTGTTCCGAGAGGCCTCATCCGGCCCGTTCGACGCGCGAGAACGCCAGCTCATCCACCTGCTCCACGGCGAGCTGGGGCTCCTGTGGCAAAGCGCCCAGGCCCTGCGGCTCCCCCGGCGGCTCCAACACGTCCTCGCGCTGTTCCAGGCGGGCCATGGCGAGAAGGAGGTGGCCCAGCATCTGGGGCTCAGCCCCGCGACGGTGCACGACTACAGCAAGGCCCTCCACAAGCGGCTGGGCGCACGCAGCCGCACCGAGCTGCTCGCGAAGGCCCGTGCCCTGCCCCGGGCTCCCCGCTTGCTGCTCCAGGAAGAGGACCTCCCCACTCCACGGTGA